Proteins from a genomic interval of Streptomyces sp. NBC_00820:
- a CDS encoding class F sortase, translated as MSASEPAEWAEEEERRRRRAPWGVIALVLLTGLALIRNGSGEFDTGPPQPAAAAAPDTRATPDTFVAEPAALSFSPADRVRIPAIRVDAPVMSVGLDANGWVGAPPPENPNLAGWFTGAVSPGEKGTAVIVGHVDNQQGPAVFYGLGALKKGNRVEVVRKDGRTAVFEIYGIEVFEKSKFPGDRVYGSKGTPELRVITCGGGFSKQNGYDGNVVVFARLVTVG; from the coding sequence ATGTCTGCGTCCGAGCCGGCCGAGTGGGCCGAAGAGGAGGAGCGGCGGCGAAGGCGCGCGCCCTGGGGCGTGATCGCGCTCGTTCTGCTGACCGGCCTGGCGCTCATCCGCAACGGTTCGGGAGAGTTCGACACCGGGCCGCCCCAGCCCGCGGCGGCCGCCGCGCCGGACACCCGGGCGACGCCGGACACCTTCGTCGCGGAGCCCGCGGCGCTGTCGTTCTCCCCCGCCGACCGGGTCCGCATCCCCGCGATCCGGGTCGACGCCCCCGTCATGTCCGTCGGCCTGGACGCGAACGGCTGGGTCGGCGCCCCGCCGCCCGAGAACCCCAACCTCGCGGGCTGGTTCACGGGCGCGGTCTCCCCCGGCGAGAAGGGCACCGCCGTGATCGTCGGCCACGTCGACAACCAGCAGGGCCCCGCCGTGTTCTACGGCCTCGGGGCGCTGAAGAAGGGGAACCGCGTCGAGGTCGTACGCAAGGACGGGAGGACCGCGGTGTTCGAGATCTACGGCATCGAGGTGTTCGAGAAGAGCAAGTTCCCCGGCGACCGCGTCTACGGCTCGAAGGGCACGCCGGAGCTGCGGGTGATCACCTGCGGCGGCGGTTTCTCGAAGCAGAACGGTTACGACGGCAACGTCGTCGTCTTCGCCCGCCTGGTCACGGTCGGTTGA
- a CDS encoding bestrophin-like domain, translated as MSDWLVLVLGMLGACAVVVVITVVRSKRAPEDEDPNETPDVIEYMTMWIGVVYAIVLGLAIAGVWEARSAAQDHVQAEAQALHEISARVRVYPPDVRDRIRDDIDTYVGYVVDTEWKSMTDHDRVTDRGGQLLDRLRQDVTDYQPKNDFEAQAYQPVLDQMAAADQARNARADSTGATMPSVVWWGLLAGAVITIGMVFALQIRRTARELILAGLFSATIAFMLFLIWDFDAPFSRGIAATAGPFLDLFPNVKG; from the coding sequence TTGTCGGATTGGCTTGTTCTCGTCCTCGGGATGCTGGGGGCGTGTGCCGTGGTGGTCGTCATCACCGTCGTACGGTCCAAGCGGGCTCCCGAGGACGAGGATCCCAACGAGACGCCGGACGTCATCGAGTACATGACGATGTGGATCGGCGTGGTGTACGCCATCGTCCTGGGCCTGGCCATCGCCGGTGTGTGGGAGGCGCGCAGCGCCGCCCAGGACCATGTGCAGGCCGAGGCCCAGGCGCTGCACGAGATCTCGGCGCGGGTCCGGGTCTATCCGCCGGACGTGCGTGACCGTATCCGCGACGACATCGACACCTATGTCGGGTACGTCGTGGACACCGAGTGGAAGTCGATGACGGACCACGACCGGGTCACCGACCGCGGTGGGCAGCTCCTGGACCGTCTCCGCCAGGACGTCACCGACTACCAGCCGAAGAACGACTTCGAGGCGCAGGCCTACCAGCCGGTGCTGGACCAGATGGCCGCCGCCGACCAGGCGCGCAACGCGCGCGCGGACTCGACCGGGGCCACCATGCCGTCCGTGGTGTGGTGGGGGCTGCTGGCGGGGGCGGTCATCACCATCGGCATGGTCTTCGCGCTGCAGATCCGGCGCACCGCACGCGAGCTGATCCTCGCCGGGCTGTTCTCGGCGACCATCGCCTTCATGCTGTTCCTCATCTGGGACTTCGACGCCCCCTTCAGCCGGGGCATCGCGGCGACCGCGGGACCGTTCCTCGACCTGTTCCCGAACGTCAAGGGTTAG
- a CDS encoding polysaccharide deacetylase family protein — MQKDQLFTRRRLLLAGSAALGAAATAGIVVAGDEEKPARAAVLAGPQARQTLKSSAFRLQPLTGYGPPRAKPHKPKVRHEPILRISGSGRHMMLTFDDGPHPDYTPHILETLAKYRVRAMFFVCGECVVENRELLARMADEGHVVGNHTWTHPLLTELSRKEIRSEMERTSDAIEDAYGDRPQWFRAPYGAWNRTAFQLGADMGMEPMAWTVDSLDWTTPGTGTIVDRVEGGAAPGVVVLSHDAGGDRTQSVRAIREYLPYLLDSGYRFSVPRRRVA; from the coding sequence ATGCAGAAGGATCAGTTGTTCACACGGCGCCGGCTGCTGCTCGCCGGCTCCGCCGCTCTGGGAGCCGCGGCCACCGCGGGGATCGTCGTGGCGGGGGACGAGGAGAAACCGGCGCGGGCCGCCGTCCTCGCGGGCCCCCAGGCACGCCAGACGCTCAAGTCGTCCGCCTTCCGGCTCCAGCCGCTCACCGGATACGGCCCCCCGCGCGCCAAGCCCCACAAACCCAAGGTGCGTCACGAACCCATCCTGCGGATCTCCGGAAGCGGCCGGCACATGATGCTGACCTTCGACGACGGACCGCATCCGGACTACACCCCGCACATCCTGGAGACCCTCGCCAAGTACCGCGTGCGGGCCATGTTCTTCGTGTGCGGCGAGTGCGTCGTCGAGAACAGGGAGCTGCTGGCCCGGATGGCCGACGAGGGGCACGTCGTCGGCAACCACACCTGGACGCACCCTCTGCTGACCGAGCTGAGCCGCAAGGAGATCCGCTCGGAGATGGAGCGGACCAGCGACGCCATCGAGGACGCCTACGGGGACCGCCCGCAGTGGTTCCGCGCCCCCTACGGCGCCTGGAACCGCACCGCCTTCCAACTGGGCGCCGACATGGGCATGGAACCGATGGCCTGGACCGTCGACAGCCTCGACTGGACCACCCCCGGCACCGGCACCATCGTCGACCGCGTCGAGGGCGGCGCCGCCCCCGGCGTCGTGGTGCTCTCCCACGACGCCGGAGGCGACCGGACGCAGAGCGTGCGCGCGATCCGTGAGTACCTGCCGTATCTGCTCGACTCCGGCTACCGCTTCTCCGTGCCGCGCCGCCGCGTGGCCTGA
- a CDS encoding putative bifunctional diguanylate cyclase/phosphodiesterase: MSAEPDGPEDRLRRLTTIWGRAVFPVTSTSLTRPEFEERLLPLARRLSALLRARSFDAEEAKAVGAALVGAHCTDPEALTRTLDCVDAYLVLYCGEDGPQDELRMRSSRLQHAMAAGYAEALRERTLAEQEAIAQAALRAQGVVAKALHASEARFRAVFEGAAIGIGIADLDGNVLQVNRALLRMFGLSEPTLRARRTLDWTHPEDAPQTWKLYEELVRGERDHYHVEKAFNRPDGTVLWTNLTVSLLRDADGNPQYQLALMEDTTERRLLHLRLRYEATHDALTGLPNRSLFFERLEKALAAGEGQRFGLCYLDLDGFKTINDSLGHAAGDRLLVEVADRLQSCATAPGEMVARLGGDEFVALTTGPGTERAVDELAERIMHALVTPISIDGRDLLVRGSLGIVEGTAGERTAAEVLRSADITMYRAKSAGGNRWEMADPEADARAITRHGLTTALPTALERGEFFIEYQPLVHLGDGSVRGAEALVRWLHPQHGVLSPDRFIPLAEHTGLIVPLGRWVLEESIRQARAWRMREDFGSAAGPLRINVNLSPCQLTHPGLVQDTVDILECAGVTPDALCLEVTESALIGADDDLLKPLRRLADMGVDIALDDFGTGYSNLANLRRLPVSILKLDRSFTRGMQQFPADPVDLKIVEGIVSLAHSLDLAVTVEGVETGAQAEQLRVLGCDTAQGWYYARPGPPERLHDLALVDATG, encoded by the coding sequence GTGAGCGCGGAGCCGGACGGCCCGGAGGACAGACTGCGCAGGCTGACGACGATCTGGGGCCGGGCGGTCTTCCCGGTCACCTCCACGTCGCTGACCCGCCCGGAGTTCGAGGAGCGACTGCTGCCCCTCGCCCGCCGGTTGAGCGCGCTGCTGCGCGCGCGCAGCTTCGACGCCGAGGAGGCGAAGGCGGTCGGCGCCGCCCTCGTCGGGGCCCACTGCACCGACCCCGAGGCGCTCACCCGCACCCTGGACTGCGTCGACGCCTATCTGGTCCTGTACTGCGGCGAGGACGGCCCGCAGGACGAACTGCGCATGCGCTCCTCCCGGTTGCAGCACGCGATGGCCGCCGGGTACGCCGAGGCGCTGCGCGAGCGTACGCTCGCCGAGCAGGAGGCCATCGCCCAGGCCGCGTTGCGGGCCCAGGGCGTGGTGGCGAAGGCGCTGCACGCCAGCGAGGCCCGCTTCCGCGCGGTCTTCGAGGGCGCGGCCATAGGGATCGGCATCGCCGACCTCGACGGCAACGTGCTCCAGGTCAACAGGGCGCTGCTGCGCATGTTCGGGCTGTCCGAGCCCACCCTGCGCGCCCGCCGCACCCTTGACTGGACGCATCCGGAGGACGCGCCGCAGACCTGGAAGCTGTACGAGGAACTCGTGCGCGGCGAGCGCGACCACTACCACGTGGAGAAGGCCTTCAACCGGCCCGACGGCACGGTCCTGTGGACCAACCTGACGGTCTCCCTGCTGCGCGACGCCGACGGCAACCCGCAGTACCAGCTCGCCCTCATGGAGGACACCACCGAGCGCCGCCTGCTGCACCTGCGGCTGCGCTACGAGGCCACGCACGACGCCCTCACCGGCCTGCCCAACCGTTCACTGTTCTTCGAGCGTCTGGAGAAGGCCCTGGCGGCGGGCGAGGGTCAGCGGTTCGGCCTGTGCTACCTCGACCTGGACGGCTTCAAGACCATCAACGACAGCCTCGGGCACGCGGCCGGCGACCGGCTGCTGGTGGAGGTCGCCGACCGGCTGCAGTCCTGCGCGACCGCTCCCGGCGAGATGGTCGCGCGGCTCGGCGGCGACGAGTTCGTGGCCCTGACCACCGGGCCCGGCACAGAGCGCGCGGTCGACGAACTCGCCGAGCGCATCATGCACGCGCTCGTCACCCCGATCAGTATCGACGGCCGTGACCTGCTGGTACGCGGCAGCCTCGGCATCGTCGAGGGCACGGCCGGCGAGCGCACCGCGGCGGAGGTCCTGCGCAGCGCGGACATCACCATGTACCGGGCCAAGTCGGCGGGCGGCAACCGGTGGGAGATGGCGGACCCCGAGGCCGACGCCCGCGCGATCACCCGCCACGGCCTGACCACCGCCCTGCCGACGGCGCTGGAACGCGGTGAGTTCTTCATCGAGTACCAGCCGCTGGTCCACCTCGGCGACGGCAGCGTCCGCGGCGCCGAGGCGCTCGTCCGCTGGCTGCACCCGCAGCACGGCGTCCTCAGCCCCGACCGGTTCATCCCGCTCGCCGAGCACACCGGACTGATCGTGCCGCTCGGCCGCTGGGTCCTGGAGGAGTCCATCCGCCAGGCCCGCGCCTGGCGGATGCGCGAGGACTTCGGGTCGGCGGCCGGCCCGCTGCGCATCAACGTCAACCTCTCGCCCTGCCAGCTCACCCATCCCGGGCTGGTCCAGGACACCGTCGACATCCTGGAATGCGCGGGTGTCACCCCCGACGCCCTCTGCCTGGAGGTCACCGAGTCCGCCCTCATCGGGGCCGACGACGACCTCCTCAAGCCCCTGCGCCGGCTCGCCGACATGGGCGTCGACATCGCCCTCGACGACTTCGGCACCGGCTACTCCAACCTCGCCAACCTCCGCCGCCTCCCGGTGAGCATCCTCAAGCTGGACCGCTCCTTCACCCGGGGCATGCAGCAGTTCCCGGCCGACCCCGTCGACCTCAAGATCGTCGAGGGCATCGTCTCCCTGGCCCACAGTCTCGACCTCGCGGTCACCGTCGAGGGCGTGGAGACGGGCGCCCAGGCCGAACAGCTGCGCGTCCTGGGCTGCGACACGGCCCAGGGCTGGTACTACGCCCGCCCGGGCCCGCCCGAGCGGCTGCACGACCTGGCACTCGTCGACGCGACGGG
- a CDS encoding CapA family protein — MIGRRHQVALALTALLAAAAACQNQERKEPAATAHPAPPAARGFTLVASGDILPHTSVLERANYDAGGNGYDFRPMLAAVQPVVARADLALCHLETLSAQPALTPPPQLAWDLAAAGYDGCSTASDGSLDDGIRAALSAMDQAGLRHAGTARSEDEARTVTLLRAGPAKVAHLSYPYDTDENLMIADARAARRAGADVVVVSIRWGTSWQDAPDQRQLSLAQDLTASKTAGRPDVDLILGTHTHVPQAYEKVNGTWVVYGLGDQIAGETTNPGGARDSRGDESTVGRFTFAAPARPGGRWEVTRAEFLPQIYDVDAGRVVDLGRAIAGGAELTAARDRVRDVVLSRGAAESGLVAGR; from the coding sequence ATGATCGGACGCCGTCACCAGGTGGCTCTGGCGCTGACCGCCCTCCTGGCGGCGGCCGCCGCCTGCCAGAACCAGGAGCGGAAGGAGCCTGCCGCCACCGCGCACCCGGCGCCGCCCGCCGCCCGCGGCTTCACCCTCGTCGCCTCCGGCGACATCCTTCCGCACACCTCCGTCCTGGAACGGGCGAACTACGACGCCGGAGGCAACGGCTACGACTTCCGCCCGATGCTCGCCGCGGTCCAGCCGGTCGTCGCCCGGGCCGACCTGGCGCTGTGCCATCTGGAGACGCTCTCCGCCCAGCCGGCCCTCACGCCCCCGCCGCAGCTGGCGTGGGACCTGGCCGCGGCCGGCTACGACGGATGCTCCACCGCCTCCGACGGCTCCCTGGACGACGGGATCCGGGCCGCCCTGTCCGCCATGGACCAGGCCGGCCTGCGGCACGCCGGGACCGCCCGCAGCGAGGACGAGGCCCGCACGGTCACCCTGCTGCGCGCGGGCCCGGCGAAGGTCGCGCACCTGTCGTACCCCTACGACACCGACGAGAACCTGATGATCGCCGACGCCCGGGCCGCCCGGCGGGCGGGCGCCGACGTGGTGGTCGTCTCGATCCGGTGGGGGACCTCCTGGCAGGACGCCCCCGACCAGCGGCAGCTGAGCCTCGCCCAGGACCTGACGGCCTCGAAGACCGCCGGCCGCCCGGACGTCGACCTGATCCTCGGCACCCACACCCACGTCCCGCAGGCGTACGAGAAGGTCAACGGAACCTGGGTGGTCTACGGACTCGGCGACCAGATCGCGGGCGAGACGACCAACCCCGGCGGCGCCCGCGACTCCCGCGGCGACGAGTCCACGGTCGGCCGCTTCACGTTCGCCGCGCCGGCCCGCCCCGGCGGCCGCTGGGAGGTCACCCGGGCCGAGTTCCTGCCGCAGATCTACGACGTCGACGCCGGCCGCGTCGTCGACCTCGGCCGGGCGATCGCCGGCGGCGCCGAACTGACCGCGGCGCGCGACCGGGTCCGGGACGTCGTCCTCAGCCGGGGAGCCGCGGAGAGCGGCCTCGTGGCGGGACGGTGA
- a CDS encoding sigma-70 family RNA polymerase sigma factor, with translation MTAATTTAHGTTTAEHELAALQREHGRPLFALLLRLSDGDRQRAEDLVQETLVRAWQHPEALHAEDFDSVRPWLLTVARRLAIDARRARRARPPEVGDEVPEDARVTADHAERAVATLDVREAVKTLTPEHRDVLVLVYFRGASVAEAAHTLGIPPGTVKSRAYYALRALRRVLPGYATDPR, from the coding sequence ATGACGGCCGCAACCACGACTGCCCACGGGACCACGACCGCCGAGCACGAGCTGGCCGCACTCCAGCGCGAGCACGGCCGGCCACTCTTCGCGCTGCTGCTCCGGTTGAGTGACGGTGACCGGCAGCGCGCCGAGGATCTCGTGCAGGAGACCCTGGTGCGGGCCTGGCAGCATCCCGAGGCCCTGCACGCCGAGGACTTCGACTCCGTCCGCCCCTGGCTGCTGACCGTCGCCCGGCGCCTCGCGATCGACGCCCGGCGGGCGCGGCGGGCCCGGCCGCCCGAGGTCGGGGACGAGGTGCCGGAGGACGCGCGGGTGACCGCGGACCACGCCGAGCGGGCCGTCGCCACGCTCGACGTCCGCGAGGCCGTGAAGACCCTCACGCCGGAACACCGTGACGTGCTCGTACTCGTGTACTTCCGCGGGGCCAGCGTGGCGGAAGCGGCACATACCCTCGGAATTCCACCGGGTACCGTGAAGTCCCGCGCGTACTACGCGCTGCGTGCCCTGCGCCGGGTTCTTCCGGGATACGCGACCGATCCGCGTTGA
- a CDS encoding amino acid permease translates to MAKIRMGEGILRRKPIEHIEETEAGAGAELERTLGLWQLTAIGVGGIIGAGIFTLAGTVANQTAGPSVLLSFLIAGVASACAALSYAEFAGLIPQAGSAYTYGYAVLGEFAGWFIGWDLLLEYTAIVAVVAIGISGYFGFLVEDMGANLPDWMQGAPGTGSGHRFDLFAAVLCLLIAWLLNRGMRSAARFETFVVALKVLVVLLVIGVGVYHIDTGNYHPFFPYGVGGTFTGAATVFFAVFGYDAMSTAAEESKDAQRHMPKAIIYSLIIAMVLYVAACLVLTGMQSYEHIDPESGFSSAFKAVGLGGFADVVAVGAIIGILTVMFTFMLGVTRVWFSMARDGLLPKWFAKTHPTRHVPTRVTWIVGVGSAAIAGFVPIGQAAELTNIGILLAFVVVCVAVIALRRRQPDLPRTFRTPWMPFVPALGAVFSIWLITFLTWQTWVRFAVWFVIGCVIYFGYSYRHSALGGRPPAE, encoded by the coding sequence ATGGCCAAGATCCGTATGGGTGAGGGGATTCTCCGCCGCAAACCGATCGAGCACATCGAGGAGACCGAGGCCGGTGCGGGGGCGGAACTCGAACGGACGCTCGGGCTGTGGCAGCTCACCGCGATCGGCGTGGGCGGGATCATCGGGGCGGGCATCTTCACGCTGGCCGGCACGGTGGCCAACCAGACGGCCGGGCCCTCGGTACTGCTCTCGTTCCTGATCGCCGGTGTCGCGAGCGCCTGCGCGGCGCTGTCGTACGCCGAGTTCGCGGGGCTGATCCCGCAGGCGGGCTCGGCCTACACCTACGGGTACGCGGTGCTGGGCGAGTTCGCGGGCTGGTTCATCGGCTGGGACCTGCTGCTGGAGTACACCGCGATCGTGGCGGTGGTCGCCATCGGCATCTCCGGGTACTTCGGTTTCCTGGTCGAGGACATGGGCGCGAACCTGCCCGACTGGATGCAGGGCGCGCCCGGCACCGGATCGGGGCACCGGTTCGACCTGTTCGCGGCCGTGCTGTGTCTGCTGATCGCCTGGCTGCTCAACCGGGGCATGCGCAGCGCGGCCCGGTTCGAGACGTTCGTGGTCGCGCTGAAGGTGCTGGTGGTGCTGCTGGTGATCGGCGTGGGCGTCTACCACATCGACACCGGGAACTACCACCCCTTCTTCCCGTACGGCGTCGGGGGGACCTTCACCGGCGCGGCGACGGTGTTCTTCGCCGTGTTCGGGTACGACGCCATGTCGACGGCGGCGGAGGAGTCGAAGGACGCGCAGCGGCACATGCCGAAGGCGATCATCTACTCGCTGATCATCGCGATGGTGCTGTACGTGGCGGCCTGCCTGGTGCTGACGGGCATGCAGAGTTACGAGCACATCGACCCGGAGAGCGGTTTCTCGTCGGCGTTCAAGGCGGTCGGGCTGGGCGGGTTCGCGGACGTGGTCGCGGTGGGCGCGATCATCGGCATCCTCACCGTGATGTTCACGTTCATGCTGGGTGTGACGCGGGTGTGGTTCTCGATGGCGAGGGACGGGCTGCTGCCGAAGTGGTTCGCCAAGACGCACCCGACACGGCACGTGCCGACCCGGGTGACGTGGATCGTCGGGGTGGGGTCGGCGGCGATCGCCGGATTCGTGCCGATCGGCCAGGCGGCCGAACTGACGAACATCGGCATCCTGCTGGCGTTCGTGGTGGTGTGCGTGGCGGTGATCGCGCTGCGCCGCCGGCAGCCCGACCTGCCGCGCACCTTCCGCACGCCGTGGATGCCGTTCGTGCCCGCGCTGGGTGCCGTCTTCTCGATCTGGCTGATCACGTTCCTGACGTGGCAGACGTGGGTGCGGTTCGCCGTCTGGTTCGTGATCGGCTGCGTGATCTACTTCGGGTACTCCTACCGGCATTCGGCGCTGGGCGGGCGGCCGCCCGCCGAGTGA
- a CDS encoding zf-HC2 domain-containing protein, with protein sequence MRSLERHRDVGAYALGVLDEAEAFRFEDHLMECPQCTAHVTGFGPTARQLMLYRQATPRFVPALTQPGPRLLDRLLDGIAHRDRARRRRFLYGLAASVVLAVAGPGVLFYAGQSRTAPGITAATDARTGVWAQVTAEDEEWGSALGLSVKDASGPHSCRLVVVGQDGSEQVVGGWDIGTHDTGTTTATAGSWLHPDEIARYEVRTSDGQRLVTLRAR encoded by the coding sequence ATGAGGTCCCTGGAAAGGCATCGCGACGTCGGCGCGTACGCGCTCGGCGTGCTGGACGAGGCGGAGGCCTTCCGCTTCGAGGACCACCTCATGGAGTGCCCGCAGTGCACGGCACACGTGACCGGATTCGGCCCCACGGCACGGCAGTTGATGCTGTACCGGCAGGCCACGCCGCGTTTCGTGCCGGCCCTGACCCAGCCCGGCCCCCGGCTGCTGGACCGGCTGCTCGACGGGATCGCCCACCGCGACCGGGCGCGCCGCCGCCGCTTCCTGTACGGCCTGGCCGCCTCCGTGGTGCTGGCCGTGGCCGGTCCCGGGGTGCTGTTCTACGCCGGGCAGAGCCGGACCGCCCCGGGGATCACCGCGGCGACGGACGCGCGGACCGGGGTGTGGGCACAGGTCACCGCCGAGGACGAGGAGTGGGGCAGCGCACTGGGCCTCAGCGTGAAGGACGCCTCCGGACCGCACTCCTGCCGGCTGGTGGTCGTCGGGCAGGACGGCTCGGAACAGGTCGTCGGCGGCTGGGACATCGGCACGCACGACACCGGCACGACCACGGCCACGGCCGGTTCGTGGCTGCACCCGGACGAGATCGCCCGCTACGAGGTGCGCACCTCGGACGGACAGCGGCTGGTGACGCTGCGGGCGCGGTAG
- a CDS encoding SCO0930 family lipoprotein — translation MKTSWRTASLVATAVSVLALTTACGQENAAAPASAAQNVGATTAAGGYGSSATDTGNGYGADSNQGAGSRAPAGKLTVASNADLGSVLTDGAGVTLYRFDSDTANPPKSSCDGDCATTWPPVPADDASAGAGIDKALLGEVTRTDGTKQLTVGGWPAYRYAKDANPGDVNGQGVGGKWFALAPNGKKASLSAVPGLSVRKDGKLGDIVVDKNGMTVYRFLKDKAWPKSVSNCTGACLEKWPAVAPVRTEDTEGVQKKGLMGFTRPDGVKQMTVNCWPIYTFSGDKTPGDTNGQGVGGTWYAVSPDGKPVGAPGK, via the coding sequence ATGAAGACCTCGTGGCGGACCGCCTCACTGGTGGCCACGGCCGTCTCGGTGCTGGCACTGACGACGGCGTGTGGTCAGGAGAACGCCGCGGCGCCTGCGTCGGCGGCCCAGAACGTCGGGGCGACCACCGCCGCGGGCGGCTACGGCAGCTCGGCCACCGACACGGGCAACGGCTACGGCGCCGACAGCAACCAGGGCGCCGGCTCCCGGGCCCCCGCGGGCAAGCTGACCGTGGCCAGCAACGCCGACCTGGGCAGCGTGCTCACCGACGGCGCGGGTGTGACCCTGTACCGGTTCGACAGCGACACCGCCAATCCCCCCAAGTCGAGCTGCGACGGCGACTGCGCCACCACCTGGCCGCCGGTCCCCGCCGACGACGCCTCCGCCGGCGCCGGAATCGACAAGGCGCTGCTCGGCGAGGTCACCCGTACCGACGGCACCAAGCAGCTGACCGTCGGCGGCTGGCCCGCCTACCGCTACGCCAAGGACGCCAACCCCGGTGACGTCAACGGCCAGGGTGTCGGCGGCAAGTGGTTCGCGCTCGCCCCCAACGGCAAGAAGGCCTCCCTCTCCGCCGTGCCCGGCCTGTCCGTGCGCAAGGACGGCAAGCTGGGCGACATCGTCGTCGACAAGAACGGCATGACGGTCTACCGCTTCCTCAAGGACAAGGCGTGGCCGAAGTCCGTCTCCAACTGCACCGGCGCCTGCCTGGAGAAGTGGCCCGCCGTCGCCCCCGTCAGGACCGAGGACACCGAGGGCGTGCAGAAGAAGGGGCTGATGGGCTTCACCCGGCCCGACGGGGTCAAGCAGATGACCGTCAACTGCTGGCCGATCTACACCTTCTCCGGTGACAAGACGCCCGGGGACACCAACGGTCAGGGTGTGGGCGGCACTTGGTACGCCGTCTCGCCCGACGGCAAGCCGGTCGGCGCGCCGGGCAAGTAA
- a CDS encoding universal stress protein, which yields MAEQHEQHEQHAHRFERGTDGPKVIVVGVDGSDSSLRAAAYASGLARRQNALLAVVYIQPVLAAGAAFGAPVAEVTDEIAEDLIAQIRAAAERLKGIYEVRWEFHTFRGDPYNGLVRAAEELKADAVVVGASEQAGHRIIGSVAIRLVKAGRWPVTVVP from the coding sequence GTGGCGGAACAGCACGAGCAGCACGAACAGCACGCGCACCGGTTCGAACGGGGCACGGACGGGCCGAAGGTCATCGTGGTCGGGGTGGACGGCTCCGACTCCTCGTTGCGCGCGGCCGCGTACGCGAGCGGTCTGGCCCGGCGTCAGAACGCACTGCTGGCGGTGGTGTACATCCAGCCGGTGCTGGCCGCGGGAGCGGCGTTCGGGGCGCCCGTGGCGGAGGTGACCGACGAGATCGCCGAGGACCTGATCGCGCAGATCCGGGCGGCGGCCGAACGGCTCAAGGGGATATACGAGGTGCGCTGGGAGTTCCACACCTTCCGCGGCGATCCCTACAACGGCCTGGTGCGGGCGGCCGAGGAACTGAAGGCGGACGCCGTGGTGGTGGGGGCGTCCGAGCAGGCGGGACACCGCATCATCGGCTCGGTGGCGATCCGGTTGGTGAAGGCGGGGCGGTGGCCGGTGACGGTCGTCCCGTAG
- a CDS encoding SAM-dependent methyltransferase, whose amino-acid sequence MERPAWAPRNIDISVPSVSRIYDYYLGGSHNFEVDREAARKAMEFLPGLPKIMQANRAFMRRAVRFAAAEGITQFLDIGSGIPTFGNVHEIAQATVPDARVVYVDHDPVAVAHSQAVLTDNPHADVIAADLRKPHEILADPRLEALIDLNRPVALLLVAILHFVEDADDPRSAVAELSAALAPGSLLILTHASYEGIPLPAERAGGAVDVYKDIRNPLIMRSREEIARFFEGYDMVEPGLVPMPRWRPETAPEDEDPYAFSGFAGVGRTA is encoded by the coding sequence ATGGAGCGTCCCGCCTGGGCCCCACGGAACATCGACATCTCTGTGCCGAGCGTCTCGCGTATCTACGACTACTACCTGGGCGGTTCGCACAACTTCGAGGTCGACCGGGAAGCGGCCCGCAAGGCGATGGAGTTCCTGCCGGGCCTGCCGAAGATCATGCAGGCCAACCGCGCGTTCATGCGCCGGGCCGTGCGCTTCGCGGCCGCGGAGGGCATCACCCAGTTCCTCGACATCGGCTCCGGCATCCCCACGTTCGGCAACGTCCACGAGATCGCCCAGGCCACCGTGCCGGATGCCCGGGTCGTCTACGTCGACCACGACCCGGTGGCCGTGGCGCACAGCCAGGCCGTGCTGACGGACAACCCGCACGCGGACGTGATCGCCGCCGATCTGCGCAAGCCGCACGAGATCCTCGCCGATCCCCGGCTGGAGGCGCTGATCGACCTGAACCGTCCGGTGGCCCTGCTGCTCGTTGCCATACTGCACTTCGTGGAAGACGCGGACGACCCCCGCAGCGCGGTGGCCGAACTGAGCGCGGCGCTCGCGCCTGGCAGCCTGCTGATCCTCACCCATGCCTCGTACGAGGGAATCCCGTTGCCGGCGGAGCGGGCCGGTGGCGCGGTGGACGTATACAAGGACATTCGCAACCCGCTGATCATGCGTTCGCGCGAGGAGATCGCGCGGTTCTTCGAGGGGTACGACATGGTGGAACCCGGACTGGTGCCGATGCCGCGCTGGCGACCGGAGACGGCACCGGAGGACGAGGATCCGTACGCCTTCTCCGGATTCGCCGGCGTGGGGCGCACAGCGTGA